The genomic region GGAGACCCTGCTTACAAGGACATTCAAACGTGTGACGCGCTGTGCCCACTGAAAAGAAGAATCATTTACTGTCCTTTAGATGGATCGCGTTTATGCCATCATTGCAtttggaataaaataaaacatattgattaaCACCAAATGTTAATCGGCAAAACAGAAATCgtttaaatgtgtatgtttttctGCTGGTAAAAGAAATCCAAGGAGGAGCGTACGAGAAGCAGTGCGAGAAGCAGTGCAGGTTTCGTTACGCTGTCTCCAAGCCCGACAATAGCCCTGGTCCTCTTGTCTACGCGTGTCCGGGTGGAACACACAACACATGTCCTCGGAGCAGTCCGCATCGGACATGCAGGTCTGACCGCTGTACGTCACTGTGTCCGTCAGGCTCTAGAACATATACATCTCCAGTTTAACCTGGCATTTGTAAGGATCTATTAAGACGCCGAGATTGTTATAGACACAAGGCTGGACAAGATTGCATTAGTTgatttaacaaatttgatttGCGACATTTGGAAAGATGACCGTATTCtgacacaattttaaaatgaaatcggACTAAATATCTCGGCCCAAAAAAGGAAATTCGTGTTTGTTAGTGATAGCATGTCACATGTATATACTGATTTTAAATTGATATCAACACATATCGTTGTTACTTGTTCAAATAGTAATTGTGTTGGCACAGAGCATATATTACGGTATGCTGTATAATACATTGATTATACACAGTAAAATCTACATTTTCTTGTGCCATGTAATGTAAACATATGCGAGATGACCATTATCTTAAATTGTCCTTAATGGTCTTAAGCATAAATGAGCCACGCTCTATGAAAaggaggttaaatgcatgtgcgtaaagttctgtctcagaatagcctgtgcagtgtgcacaggctaatcagggaagacacttttcgcaaaaactggattttcgccaaAAAATGActaactttaaacgaaaaacaccatacaagcggacagtgtcgtcattgaatagcctgtgcggactgcactggctaatctgaaacgacaccttacgcacatgcacttaACATGTTTTTCACAGACCGCGTCCGTTTACATTTTCCGGGTTCTGACATTGCGGCCGCTCGTGTATGATCTGCGTTGCGCTCTCATGAACCACGAGGCCTCGACACTCCAGGCCGCTCTCGCACGGACAGTAGAACTCGAAGAGCTCCGAGTTAGAAGGATCGTGGCCTGCCAGATAGAATAGTGAATTGAAAATTGCATATCCAATGTGGGTGGGTTTTTTAATGTTCAATGTGGTGCTTTGTCGCGATGGAGGGCAATATTAAAAATTGCAACAACGACGATTTCATACGAATTTGCTCGAATGTACGGGACATCTTGTTTcgagttttgtaaaaaaaaaaaagaaaacgcacaaaaaaataacaacatgcaATTACCGAGTGGCCAACAAGATTCTGTCTCTTTCCTGGCGCGTCTGCAGAAACCGTGGTCATGTTGGGAGTACTGTTCGAACAAAAAGCGTTTGCGCGACTCGGGATGACTGAGCGGATTGTGGACACAGCATTCTCCATATGGGCAATCGCTCTGCGTCTTGCACGGGGCGCCCTCTGGTGGAATAGTCGTCGCTGGGAGTGCATAGACCTTCAATACAGAATATTACAAATATGTCACACAAATCTTGTTTGTGTCCGTTCAGCTCGACTTTCCAACACTTGCTTTAAATAACACACTGTCTTGATTTAAACCGTGAACaattaagataaataaataattaaataatttacacATTGGTAGTCCAAACATCAAAACTGCGTgaaagaaatatattatttccGTTGTATTTTGAATATACATGTTAAACCATTAAAGAGTTGAACTTTCTCACAAGTGTTATGCCACACAAAATCACCAAAACTTGCATCATTTTTGTCACAACTTTTATGTCATTAAAATGATGTTGTGATTACAGTTTTATCAAAGTGACACTATTCCATAGCAAAAGCTTCGTAATGCATTATCTTATCATTATTTCGTTCAAGTAAACAAGCCATGTACACGAATACATTATATGCAAAATTACGCAGAGTCACAACATAGGCAAATGTGCGCTATATGCACATAAAGGGTCAGTCAAATAAGTTATGAATGCAATAGgagtttcattttcaaaatgttttgcTAACTCGTAGAACTTTAAAGCATGTCGCAATATCTTGGAGTGTAACATATTTTGCCGATGAAAAAATGttcttgtttcattttttataCAGAAATAGTATAACTTTAGGGCCAGCTATCGATATTGCATGGGTCTTTTTAGCgaaatactttatttttataaCACAGTTCATATTTATTTAGCGAACTACtatattttcattaacacatGAAAGCATATTTGCGTTATAACTTTTAACAAAGTTATCCGAAAAATTATTAAGccaaatattgtattgttattt from Dreissena polymorpha isolate Duluth1 chromosome 5, UMN_Dpol_1.0, whole genome shotgun sequence harbors:
- the LOC127831909 gene encoding uncharacterized protein LOC127831909, producing the protein MMQVLVILCGITLVYALPATTIPPEGAPCKTQSDCPYGECCVHNPLSHPESRKRFLFEQYSQHDHGFCRRARKETESCWPLGHDPSNSELFEFYCPCESGLECRGLVVHESATQIIHERPQCQNPENSLTDTVTYSGQTCMSDADCSEDMCCVFHPDTRRQEDQGYCRAWRQRNETCTASRTASLGTARHTFECPCKQGLQCRGTQVQNIGGQINLHVNPVCQTPTSA